A genomic region of Anaeromicrobium sediminis contains the following coding sequences:
- the lpdA gene encoding dihydrolipoyl dehydrogenase encodes MNTFDFDVIVIGSGSGGTACALRCADNGKKVLLVDKRGKDGPGGTCVNRGCIPTKALLRSVRALEDIKKAKKFGIEVKDFDVNFKRVMASKNKIVQQLNFGLKQFVIGGRDNIELRVGTKAEILDGHRVKLTGKDGVQEVTAKDGIVISTGSEPSMIPAFNIDRKNVFTSDEALTLKEVPKDMVVIGAGAIGIEMSTIYNAMGCKVTIIEAAKDVSPLLQDASMSKLVAEHLEKEGITVLTDVKIEKVEIVEDKKVKSYLNNGEILETENVLVGIGRTSNIYDLGLENVAEVKIERGKIVINEHMQTGVKSIYAVGDIVAGPQLSHKAQNEGVIAAENICGNKVTLDYSVLPWIIFGVPEIAKVGLSEDEARERGIHVLTGYIQMSANEKAATMQETVGAMKMTIDKDSRKIIGAILYCTEASSLIGELAMCIKKGTTVEEMATTIHAHPTLTEAVMECAKKALGTAFHK; translated from the coding sequence ATGAATACTTTTGATTTTGACGTAATTGTAATAGGATCAGGAAGTGGTGGAACAGCTTGTGCTTTGAGATGTGCTGACAATGGAAAAAAAGTTCTTTTAGTTGATAAACGAGGTAAGGATGGACCAGGAGGAACTTGTGTTAATAGGGGATGTATTCCTACAAAAGCTTTGCTTCGTAGTGTTCGTGCTTTAGAAGACATTAAAAAAGCAAAAAAATTTGGAATTGAAGTTAAAGACTTTGATGTGAACTTTAAACGTGTTATGGCTAGTAAAAACAAAATCGTACAGCAATTAAATTTTGGATTAAAGCAATTTGTAATTGGCGGAAGGGATAACATTGAACTTCGTGTAGGTACAAAAGCTGAAATCTTAGATGGTCATAGAGTTAAATTGACAGGTAAAGATGGTGTTCAGGAAGTAACTGCTAAAGATGGTATTGTTATTTCAACAGGATCAGAGCCAAGTATGATTCCAGCTTTTAATATTGATAGAAAGAATGTTTTTACTTCTGATGAAGCATTAACCCTTAAGGAAGTGCCAAAAGATATGGTTGTAATTGGTGCAGGGGCTATAGGAATTGAAATGTCTACAATCTATAATGCTATGGGTTGTAAGGTAACTATTATTGAAGCGGCTAAAGATGTTTCACCACTTTTACAAGATGCTAGTATGAGTAAACTAGTGGCAGAACATCTAGAAAAAGAAGGAATTACAGTTTTGACAGATGTTAAGATTGAAAAAGTTGAGATTGTTGAAGACAAAAAAGTAAAAAGTTATTTAAACAATGGTGAAATATTAGAGACAGAAAATGTCTTAGTAGGTATAGGTCGTACAAGTAATATTTATGATTTAGGTCTTGAAAACGTTGCCGAAGTTAAGATTGAAAGAGGTAAAATTGTTATCAATGAACATATGCAGACGGGTGTCAAAAGTATCTATGCAGTTGGAGATATTGTAGCAGGTCCACAGCTTTCTCATAAAGCACAGAATGAAGGCGTTATTGCGGCAGAAAATATTTGTGGTAACAAAGTAACCCTTGATTATAGTGTACTACCATGGATTATATTTGGAGTTCCTGAAATAGCTAAAGTAGGATTATCTGAAGATGAAGCAAGAGAACGAGGCATTCATGTACTTACAGGATATATTCAAATGAGTGCTAATGAAAAAGCAGCCACTATGCAAGAGACAGTTGGTGCTATGAAAATGACTATTGATAAAGATTCTAGAAAGATTATTGGTGCAATTTTATACTGTACAGAAGCTAGCTCCCTTATTGGAGAACTTGCTATGTGCATTAAGAAGGGCACCACTGTTGAGGAGATGGCAACAACCATTCATGCCCATCCAACATTAACAGAAGCTGTTATGGAGTGTGCTAAGAAAGCCCTTGGCACAGCATTTCATAAATAA
- a CDS encoding DUF7479 domain-containing protein, whose protein sequence is MYKCGKCNVEMEEEFDIQMKYQDIDLPEAEGLRCSVCGIEFLEESVVVDELNGSETMLESK, encoded by the coding sequence ATGTATAAGTGTGGTAAATGTAATGTTGAAATGGAAGAAGAATTTGATATTCAAATGAAATATCAAGATATAGATTTACCAGAAGCAGAAGGGTTAAGATGTTCTGTATGCGGAATTGAGTTTTTGGAAGAAAGTGTTGTTGTAGATGAATTAAATGGATCTGAAACTATGCTTGAAAGCAAATAA
- a CDS encoding 2-hydroxyacyl-CoA dehydratase subunit D — MSILKDFQTVANERPAELRKAKDEGKKVIEYIGQYVPEEMIYAAGAEPYFMIKGGEPEPPDAVLEDMLRFMNPYARSLAGYNLMGLDPVTPFADLIVAQQLDCHVGRISELMEFHGLPVYKVGVPVEWKKDFARKYFKRSLEKLKKRLEDETGNEITNEVLKAEVEKSNKIRKVIRELDELRKEDNPKISGHDFIKLNHFTYKARPEVALDYLEKFYEEAKTSEGNTVNGPRILFAGHIVAQGDYTVPRLIEEAGGKIVADMFDDGLRWYRNDIATEGDMIENIHQAKYLDKIAVNMFQPAWNDRYESLMEIVKEYKVDAVIWYQLSFDEIYDMEHTVLAKRLSEAGIPLLKLESSYEYSREAMGPLQTRIESFIEAVKEGK, encoded by the coding sequence ATGTCAATTTTAAAAGACTTTCAAACTGTTGCCAATGAGAGACCAGCTGAGCTTAGAAAAGCTAAAGATGAGGGAAAAAAGGTCATTGAATACATTGGACAATATGTACCAGAAGAAATGATTTATGCTGCAGGTGCAGAACCATATTTCATGATTAAAGGTGGAGAGCCTGAGCCACCAGATGCTGTACTTGAAGATATGTTACGTTTCATGAATCCTTATGCAAGATCATTAGCAGGTTATAACCTAATGGGATTAGACCCTGTAACACCATTTGCAGATTTAATTGTTGCACAACAGTTAGATTGTCATGTTGGGCGTATTTCAGAGTTAATGGAATTCCACGGATTACCCGTTTATAAAGTGGGTGTTCCTGTTGAATGGAAGAAAGATTTTGCTAGAAAATATTTTAAGCGTTCTTTAGAAAAATTAAAGAAACGTCTTGAAGATGAAACAGGAAACGAAATCACTAATGAAGTATTAAAAGCTGAAGTTGAAAAATCTAATAAAATTAGAAAAGTGATTAGAGAACTTGATGAATTAAGAAAAGAAGATAATCCTAAAATTAGCGGTCATGATTTTATTAAACTTAATCATTTTACATATAAGGCTAGACCAGAAGTAGCTCTTGACTATCTTGAAAAATTCTATGAAGAAGCTAAAACTTCTGAAGGTAACACTGTTAACGGACCACGTATTTTATTTGCAGGTCATATCGTTGCTCAAGGGGATTATACTGTTCCTAGATTAATTGAAGAAGCAGGCGGTAAGATTGTAGCAGACATGTTTGATGATGGCCTTCGTTGGTATAGAAATGATATTGCCACAGAAGGGGATATGATTGAGAATATTCACCAAGCTAAATATCTTGATAAGATTGCTGTAAATATGTTCCAACCAGCATGGAATGATAGATATGAGTCTCTTATGGAAATTGTTAAAGAATATAAAGTTGACGCAGTAATATGGTATCAATTGTCATTTGATGAAATCTATGACATGGAGCATACTGTACTTGCTAAGCGTTTAAGTGAAGCTGGTATTCCATTACTTAAGTTAGAATCTTCATATGAATACTCAAGAGAAGCAATGGGGCCATTACAAACACGTATTGAAAGTTTCATTGAAGCTGTAAAGGAGGGAAAATAA
- a CDS encoding 2-hydroxyacyl-CoA dehydratase family protein has translation MLGAYIREAIEISKLHQYKEDGVKIVYGIIPAISTNYYAIKAAGKDKVFVTFPDIHLVTILNGIFHKVDDYLYKAEEDGMTYGCRHCALNKTRIGAKANNIIPSPDVIWSWGLNCDEGPKTDEYIAGLYGEDWKYVVSRIPHDTPYGHVDDEDDERVEYLAEVLKDGQKEIEKIIGIDVSDEHLAQAVKDQAKYSFKYSQLVSLVCKSNPQVIHGSALTNFGQPMAIPFNSGQKYMEEAMDIMIRECKKARKAGTGVLPKDAPKLGSYFVPFAVPWVDKIFDENGIGTTFSLTFTPAKSQLKPSRFEDPFKQTAEAWLKMSFGQNMGYEVANMIDKVESNKPFDGLLLGFFDFDRWLGAHHKMAAKLIEKETGVPTFYMESDFWDDRDYSPEALRTRIESIAQVIKLKKEASK, from the coding sequence ATGCTTGGTGCATATATTAGGGAAGCAATTGAAATTTCAAAGCTTCATCAATATAAAGAAGATGGTGTTAAAATCGTATATGGAATTATCCCTGCAATCAGTACTAATTATTACGCTATTAAAGCTGCAGGAAAGGATAAAGTATTTGTTACATTCCCTGACATTCATTTAGTAACTATTCTAAACGGTATCTTCCACAAGGTAGATGATTATTTGTATAAAGCTGAAGAAGATGGTATGACTTATGGTTGCCGTCACTGTGCATTAAACAAAACACGTATTGGTGCAAAAGCCAATAACATTATTCCATCACCAGATGTTATCTGGTCATGGGGACTTAATTGTGATGAAGGTCCAAAAACTGATGAGTACATTGCAGGGCTTTACGGTGAAGACTGGAAATATGTTGTTTCTAGAATTCCACATGATACACCATATGGTCATGTTGATGATGAAGATGACGAAAGAGTTGAATATTTAGCTGAAGTATTAAAAGACGGACAAAAGGAAATCGAAAAAATTATCGGTATTGATGTTAGTGATGAACATTTAGCTCAAGCAGTTAAAGATCAAGCTAAATATTCGTTTAAATATAGCCAATTAGTATCATTAGTATGTAAGAGTAACCCCCAGGTTATTCACGGAAGTGCCCTTACAAATTTCGGCCAACCTATGGCTATACCATTTAACTCAGGACAAAAGTATATGGAAGAAGCAATGGATATTATGATTAGAGAATGTAAGAAAGCTCGTAAAGCAGGTACTGGTGTATTACCTAAGGATGCACCAAAACTAGGTTCTTACTTTGTACCATTCGCTGTGCCATGGGTTGATAAAATTTTTGATGAAAATGGTATAGGAACAACATTTAGTTTAACATTTACACCTGCTAAGAGCCAGTTAAAGCCTTCACGCTTTGAAGATCCATTCAAGCAAACAGCAGAAGCTTGGTTAAAGATGTCATTTGGACAAAATATGGGTTATGAAGTAGCCAATATGATTGATAAGGTTGAATCAAATAAACCTTTTGATGGTCTGTTACTTGGATTCTTTGACTTTGATAGATGGTTAGGAGCTCATCATAAGATGGCTGCTAAGTTAATTGAAAAAGAAACAGGTGTTCCTACTTTCTACATGGAATCTGATTTCTGGGATGATCGTGATTACAGTCCAGAAGCCCTTAGAACACGTATTGAAAGTATTGCACAGGTTATAAAACTTAAGAAAGAAGCAAGTAAGTAA
- a CDS encoding acyl-CoA dehydratase activase, whose translation MGKYFAGVDIGSTTSKCVITDEAGNMLAFKLTDTLFDRDKSGKIVFYEALEESGIKEEDIAYIVSTGYGRRSFSMANDVTPEIIAHAKGTVKLYPGTRTIIDIGGQDSKVIAIDDLGIIEKFEMNDKCAAGTGRFFEVLTNRLLSIDMDELGPMCLKATNPPAISSMCTIFAESEIISMLSTGIPSEDIAMGMALSVAKRVIAMGKAGQIRYKEPIIFSGGVANNEGVRKAFSDILNKEVIAVQNPQNTAALGAAMIAIAKYKEQK comes from the coding sequence GTGGGAAAATATTTTGCAGGTGTTGATATTGGATCAACAACAAGTAAGTGTGTTATTACAGATGAAGCAGGTAATATGTTAGCCTTTAAGTTAACAGATACATTATTTGATAGAGATAAAAGTGGTAAAATAGTTTTTTATGAAGCTTTGGAAGAATCAGGGATTAAAGAAGAAGATATAGCTTATATCGTATCCACTGGATATGGTAGACGTTCATTTTCAATGGCAAATGATGTTACACCAGAAATTATAGCTCACGCAAAAGGGACTGTTAAATTATATCCGGGAACACGTACGATTATTGACATTGGTGGTCAGGATAGTAAGGTTATAGCAATTGACGATTTAGGAATTATCGAGAAATTTGAAATGAATGACAAATGTGCTGCAGGAACAGGGCGTTTTTTTGAAGTTTTGACAAATCGTTTATTAAGTATTGATATGGATGAATTAGGACCTATGTGTTTAAAGGCGACAAATCCTCCAGCAATCAGTAGTATGTGTACCATTTTTGCAGAAAGTGAAATTATATCTATGTTGTCAACGGGTATTCCCAGTGAGGACATTGCCATGGGTATGGCACTGTCTGTAGCCAAAAGAGTTATAGCTATGGGTAAGGCAGGACAAATCAGATATAAGGAGCCTATCATTTTTTCTGGTGGTGTTGCCAATAATGAAGGGGTTAGAAAAGCTTTTTCAGACATATTGAATAAAGAGGTTATTGCGGTTCAAAACCCACAGAATACTGCTGCACTAGGTGCTGCTATGATTGCCATTGCAAAATACAAAGAACAGAAATAA
- a CDS encoding ABC transporter ATP-binding protein encodes MLELDNICWQADGKKIINNISMNFEKNKMYAITGPNGSGKSSLVKIIAGIHKQSSGNIYLDGNCIDSLNITKRAGEHIAYSFQSPVLFRGVTVSELLDIAMKNSRNPYNKVELLSFVGLDARVYLNRSMDGTLSGGELKRIEIATVLARNAEVLILDEPEAGIDLWSFKRFIETINNIHEHFETTIIMISHQERLLAMTDYVIYMKNGRIEHVYNQESFTKHMNGERDYEDKIKCINRELLYD; translated from the coding sequence ATGCTTGAATTAGATAATATTTGCTGGCAGGCAGATGGAAAGAAAATTATAAATAACATTTCTATGAATTTTGAAAAAAATAAAATGTATGCAATAACTGGACCTAATGGAAGTGGTAAATCATCATTGGTAAAGATTATTGCAGGTATTCATAAACAAAGTTCAGGGAATATATATTTGGATGGGAACTGCATTGATTCCCTAAACATTACAAAACGAGCAGGAGAGCATATTGCCTATTCTTTTCAAAGTCCGGTCCTATTTAGAGGTGTCACAGTTTCGGAACTTTTAGATATTGCTATGAAAAATAGCAGAAATCCTTACAACAAAGTGGAGCTATTGTCCTTTGTTGGTTTGGATGCAAGGGTTTATCTAAATCGAAGCATGGACGGCACTCTTTCTGGTGGAGAGCTTAAGCGAATAGAAATTGCCACTGTTTTAGCGAGGAATGCTGAAGTTCTTATTTTAGATGAACCGGAAGCGGGCATTGATTTATGGAGCTTCAAACGTTTCATAGAGACAATCAATAATATACATGAGCATTTTGAAACAACGATTATTATGATTTCTCATCAGGAACGACTTTTAGCAATGACTGATTATGTGATTTATATGAAAAATGGCCGAATTGAACATGTTTATAATCAAGAGTCATTTACCAAACATATGAATGGTGAACGTGATTATGAAGATAAAATAAAATGTATTAACAGGGAGCTGCTTTATGATTAA
- a CDS encoding SufB/SufD family protein encodes MINNVTTNLMKKIAQLHEIPQGAHSIRKNGEVVSMNSTEHILITSKEDVEGLDIRISSECQKESLHMPVIIENEDISETVYNTFYIGGGADVTIIAGCGLHNEGNESNKSEHNGIHEFHIGKWAKVTYIETHYASGTVETSKVLNPKTIFHIEKDATVTLEMVQLGGVNKSDRDTKVILKDRAKLIISERLMTEDDQIAKSDIVVNLDGKDSSAQIVSRSVARNNSEQTYTFDLVGNNASRGHIECDAIIMDKAKVISKPVVSAFHADANLVHEAAIGKIEAEQIIKLMTLGMTEKESEETIINGFLK; translated from the coding sequence ATGATTAATAATGTAACAACTAATTTAATGAAAAAAATAGCGCAACTGCATGAAATACCCCAGGGAGCTCATAGTATACGTAAAAATGGTGAAGTTGTTTCAATGAATAGTACGGAGCACATTTTAATTACTTCGAAAGAGGATGTAGAAGGTTTAGATATTCGCATATCTAGTGAGTGTCAGAAAGAAAGTCTTCATATGCCTGTAATCATTGAGAATGAAGATATTTCAGAGACTGTATATAATACTTTTTATATTGGTGGTGGTGCTGATGTGACTATTATAGCAGGATGTGGTCTTCATAATGAGGGCAATGAGAGCAACAAGTCAGAACATAATGGTATCCATGAGTTTCATATAGGAAAGTGGGCCAAAGTGACTTATATTGAGACCCATTATGCAAGTGGAACGGTGGAAACTTCAAAGGTTTTGAATCCAAAGACAATTTTTCATATAGAAAAGGATGCCACAGTAACCCTTGAAATGGTTCAATTAGGTGGTGTCAATAAATCCGATAGAGACACTAAAGTTATACTTAAAGATCGTGCTAAGTTGATCATTAGTGAACGGTTAATGACTGAAGATGATCAGATTGCTAAATCAGATATTGTTGTAAATTTAGATGGTAAAGACTCATCTGCACAGATTGTTTCAAGATCCGTAGCAAGGAACAATTCAGAGCAGACATATACCTTTGATTTAGTAGGTAATAATGCATCTAGAGGTCATATTGAATGTGATGCAATCATTATGGATAAGGCTAAAGTCATTTCAAAACCTGTAGTATCAGCATTTCATGCAGATGCAAATTTAGTTCACGAAGCGGCTATAGGAAAAATAGAAGCAGAACAGATTATTAAGCTAATGACTTTAGGAATGACTGAAAAAGAATCAGAAGAGACCATTATTAATGGATTTTTGAAATAG
- a CDS encoding class I SAM-dependent methyltransferase: MGQEKLIKIFGERPTRMDLLKDSISRIELTKESRILEAGCSFGDGIAYACEYTGASGYGIDLLEDYIVKAREKHKNIDFQVGSVYGLSYDNDFFDLVFSQAAFSLLKEKDKAIKEYYRTLKPGGHVIINDFVIKEKVEGMVMEEMDFIPCFNSIGTIEEYVNYFKEEGFKVVLAEDRYSEIVRTTLHLSKEYKCTPMEMAALFAQILGNSEDSVQRSQCFFNRAKVSYGQLIFKKV; encoded by the coding sequence ATGGGACAAGAGAAACTTATAAAAATATTTGGAGAACGACCAACACGTATGGATTTACTGAAAGACAGTATCAGTAGAATTGAACTGACTAAGGAAAGTAGAATTCTAGAAGCAGGTTGTTCATTTGGTGACGGTATCGCTTACGCTTGTGAGTATACAGGTGCATCAGGATATGGGATTGATCTATTAGAAGATTATATTGTAAAAGCTAGGGAAAAACATAAAAACATTGATTTTCAAGTTGGTAGTGTTTATGGTTTGTCTTATGATAATGACTTTTTTGACCTTGTTTTTTCTCAAGCGGCCTTTTCGTTATTAAAAGAAAAGGATAAGGCAATTAAAGAATATTATAGGACTCTAAAACCGGGTGGACATGTTATTATTAATGATTTTGTTATTAAGGAAAAGGTTGAGGGGATGGTAATGGAAGAAATGGATTTTATTCCTTGCTTCAATTCAATCGGAACTATTGAAGAATATGTTAATTATTTCAAAGAGGAAGGGTTTAAGGTTGTGCTGGCTGAAGACCGTTACAGTGAGATTGTCCGTACAACTTTGCATTTGTCTAAAGAATATAAATGTACACCAATGGAGATGGCAGCTTTATTTGCACAAATTCTTGGGAATTCTGAAGATTCTGTGCAAAGAAGTCAATGTTTTTTTAATCGAGCAAAAGTAAGCTATGGGCAACTAATATTTAAAAAAGTGTGA
- a CDS encoding 2-hydroxyacyl-CoA dehydratase, translating into MKRLLKQLGFNDEEIILYSNEISRFQKILSLTEDHIEKCAKNLNVNFDLSFKSIRMLLKELFTCVFSDFRKIEDGEQSVIQIAIPMPNAIPGVVSQLTEKLHVSSSEYILIYLAGIIFDVYHQIGGEGPNHCKRCGLNLSRETLYHNPFYLKPNGIITCLGYCDEIHKVGELLEIEHGIPHYNLTQIHGITYENQKEYLKTALTGFLMEMTGASEEGVIESLEKMNQGNLEINLLLNKIQTLTLKSPHVYVTFNEISILNILNLIYLEDHHNKAKNILKLFVRELKEKMKGDAYIMKNPIRIGCMHLPFTNAHMDRIFREHNAAVVVSSMYASDPEPIPSASIFDRCLSPFFRYKMLTELEDKRRFIDKIIEDYSLDVFLFGQFENDRALGGNQTLIMENLDHKNKAYYLSIHNWQKMGLNHSMKLESLVEVIKERM; encoded by the coding sequence ATGAAAAGACTATTAAAACAGTTAGGATTTAATGATGAAGAGATAATTTTATATAGTAATGAAATCAGTAGGTTCCAAAAGATACTTAGTTTAACAGAAGATCATATTGAAAAATGTGCAAAGAATTTGAATGTTAATTTTGATTTATCTTTTAAAAGTATTAGGATGCTCTTAAAAGAGTTGTTTACATGTGTGTTTTCAGATTTTAGGAAAATTGAAGATGGGGAGCAGAGCGTGATTCAGATAGCAATTCCTATGCCTAATGCAATACCTGGAGTGGTGAGTCAATTGACTGAGAAGCTTCATGTGAGTTCATCAGAGTATATACTAATTTATTTGGCAGGTATCATTTTTGATGTATATCATCAAATAGGTGGAGAAGGGCCTAATCACTGTAAACGTTGTGGTTTAAATTTATCGAGAGAAACCCTTTATCATAATCCTTTTTATTTGAAACCAAATGGTATCATCACGTGTCTAGGATATTGTGATGAAATTCACAAAGTTGGGGAGCTATTAGAAATTGAACATGGGATACCTCATTATAATCTTACTCAGATTCATGGTATAACCTATGAAAATCAAAAAGAGTATTTGAAGACCGCATTAACCGGTTTTTTAATGGAGATGACAGGGGCATCGGAAGAAGGGGTAATAGAATCTTTAGAGAAAATGAATCAAGGCAATCTTGAAATTAATCTTTTATTAAATAAGATTCAGACACTGACGCTAAAGTCACCACATGTATATGTGACCTTTAATGAAATCTCGATCCTGAACATTTTAAATCTCATTTACTTAGAAGATCATCATAATAAAGCAAAAAATATATTGAAATTGTTCGTAAGGGAGCTAAAGGAAAAGATGAAGGGGGATGCATATATTATGAAAAATCCGATTAGAATTGGATGTATGCATCTTCCATTTACTAATGCCCATATGGATCGTATTTTTAGAGAACATAATGCAGCAGTTGTTGTATCGAGTATGTATGCGAGTGACCCTGAGCCTATACCTTCTGCGAGCATCTTTGATAGATGTCTTAGTCCTTTTTTTAGATATAAAATGCTGACAGAATTAGAAGATAAACGTCGGTTTATAGATAAAATTATTGAAGATTATAGTTTAGATGTTTTTTTATTTGGACAGTTTGAGAATGACCGGGCTCTAGGTGGCAACCAAACTTTAATTATGGAGAACTTGGATCATAAGAATAAAGCCTATTATTTATCAATTCATAACTGGCAAAAGATGGGGCTCAATCATTCAATGAAGCTAGAGAGTTTGGTAGAGGTCATAAAAGAAAGGATGTAA
- the trsS gene encoding radical SAM (seleno)protein TrsS, whose amino-acid sequence MKILDVTKSLCPYCFKRIDADIVEDNGKIYMDKTCSDHGKVRVLIWSDASTYQEWGKYSEHAPRNEGGHPTEKECPYDCGYCNEHRGSTCTSVIEVTKRCNMNCSVCFASANAIGDNLSLSKIQEMIDYVAETQGFCSLQISGGEPTLRDDLPEIVSYAKKIGFKHVQVNSNGIRLASDLAYVKSLADAGTDLIYLGFDGIDDGIYEKIRNRKMIDVKKGCIGNCEKAGIGVMLVPVIIKEENDDQIGKIVKFAKAHMPTVKGIHFQPASTFGRYEMTENHENRYTIPDLIHDLETQTDREIIADYIVPRKKKSPYCSFSSTYYLNFDNNLVALTRRDGNISLKVPVMSNSKMEKFARNTNNFTEKYWKQNSVEASNKDSELATFSKRLRTYSLSISAMPFQDVWNIDINRVKGCCVSVIHESLTTIPLCLNYLTDTKGRRLYEEGVCCYESNK is encoded by the coding sequence ATGAAAATATTGGATGTAACGAAGAGCTTATGCCCTTATTGTTTTAAACGTATCGATGCAGATATTGTTGAAGATAATGGAAAGATATATATGGATAAGACCTGTAGCGACCATGGTAAAGTAAGAGTACTTATCTGGTCAGATGCATCTACTTATCAAGAGTGGGGAAAGTATTCAGAACATGCACCTCGTAATGAGGGTGGTCATCCTACCGAAAAAGAATGCCCTTATGATTGTGGATATTGTAATGAACATAGAGGTTCTACTTGTACTTCAGTTATTGAAGTGACTAAACGTTGTAATATGAATTGTAGTGTCTGCTTTGCAAGTGCTAATGCTATAGGCGACAACCTTTCTTTATCTAAAATTCAAGAAATGATTGATTATGTTGCAGAGACACAAGGCTTTTGCTCTCTACAGATATCTGGAGGGGAGCCAACCTTGAGGGATGATCTACCTGAGATTGTTAGCTATGCTAAGAAAATTGGTTTCAAACATGTTCAAGTGAACAGTAATGGTATACGTCTTGCTTCTGATCTAGCCTATGTAAAGAGTTTAGCAGATGCGGGAACGGATTTGATTTATCTTGGGTTTGACGGCATTGATGATGGAATATATGAAAAAATTAGAAATCGTAAAATGATAGATGTTAAGAAAGGCTGTATTGGGAATTGCGAAAAAGCAGGAATTGGTGTCATGCTTGTTCCGGTCATCATTAAAGAAGAGAACGACGATCAAATCGGAAAGATTGTTAAATTTGCAAAAGCACATATGCCTACGGTAAAAGGGATTCATTTTCAGCCAGCAAGTACATTTGGTCGTTATGAAATGACAGAAAATCACGAAAATCGCTATACAATTCCTGATTTGATTCATGACTTAGAAACTCAAACGGATAGGGAAATTATAGCTGATTATATTGTACCACGTAAGAAAAAGAGTCCTTACTGTTCTTTCAGTTCGACTTACTATTTGAATTTTGATAACAATCTTGTGGCTTTGACAAGAAGAGACGGAAATATTAGTCTTAAGGTACCAGTCATGTCTAATTCTAAAATGGAAAAATTTGCACGTAATACTAATAATTTCACAGAGAAATATTGGAAGCAAAATAGTGTAGAGGCTAGTAATAAAGACAGTGAACTTGCCACATTTAGCAAGCGTTTAAGAACTTATAGTTTAAGTATTTCTGCTATGCCTTTTCAGGATGTATGGAATATCGATATTAATCGTGTGAAAGGGTGCTGTGTAAGTGTGATTCATGAAAGCTTAACAACTATACCTCTTTGCCTAAATTACCTAACAGATACTAAGGGTAGAAGGCTGTATGAAGAGGGGGTTTGTTGTTATGAGTCTAATAAATAA